The sequence TAAGTGAGTATTGTCTATGAGTCATTCTGAAATCACTATGTGTTGATGAGCAATGGTGTCAGAAATAGGGaagcaaggggttaaatatgGCTACTGAGCTGCCCCTAGGGGCTAGGATGGGAGGATGCCCCTGAATTGATATAAATCATACTGCCCCTTTATTTttggggtgcggtcacacgttgcaacCGTTGATGCATTGTCAACACGTGTTAACATCGCAGTAGTGCATgagtttgttaatgcaatgttaactcaTGTGCTAaagtgttaacatttgtgttttgtaaacgcaagtgttaacaggtgttaaattaggcaaatctctccagctgttgcaatgcgtttttaaatgcatgcattaaacgcgacgtgtgactgcaccctgagggtCAGTGCAATCACAGAAATGCTGCATTCTATTAGTTTTTATTATGATTTAATACTTAAAATGATtaactattttaaaaaaatctgtatctCCACAATTGACACCAATTAGATTTTCATATGTCACTGTGCATTTTTTATGCTGACGTATTCATTTATACTAATTTGGGTAAAATGTGACCTTTTAATAACTTTCTTTGTAGTAAATATTTTTAAGGGTGACAAAGCAGTgattcagatgtttttttttcttttatgaggTACACCATAGGGGAGAATTAATTTGAGGTAGTATTTGGGGATGTGGCTTTACCTAACATGTCTTATTTTCATTTGCATTCAAGGGAATGGGGATGGTTGAACTTTTATGTttaaaggttttgtttttttaattttgcgcTTTTAAgaactttaaacttttttttttaattaacgtaTTTGAGCCCTAGGGTCCTGATATACTGCAGTACCACTTTATTTCAGTTTATTGTCATTATTGCGCATCTGCATTAGATCCTCACTACGACAGTCTAGTACAGATTGTTCTATGACGGCCATGGCAGCCTCAGCAGGTCACTACTTGACCAATGATTGACCTTCACACAAATGACACTAAAGGCCATCTTACTATATTAATACACTTGTATAATATCTTTTCTTTTTCAGCACCTCAGGTCCTGAAGCGTTATCATGGAGGTTACGTGGTGATCAGAATGGCTTTAGGCGGCTGTTGCAATAGACCCTTTTATCGCATTGTCGCTGCCCATAACAAGCGGGCCCGGGATGGAAAGCACTTGGATAAGCTCGGCACATATGACCCATTGCCTAATGTCTATAATGAGAAGCTTGTCAGTCTCAATATCGAGCGGATCAAATATTGGATTGCTTGTGGAGCCCATATTACCAAACCAGTGGCCAAGTTATTCGGTAATTACTAAGACTTTTAAGAGTCTAGAAAGGAGCATTGCGAGCAAAGTCCTCAGAATTTGGTTCATAAGGCACTGAATTGGGAAATGTACATTTCTATCCCTGAACTTTGCCCAAGAACCCCCCTTCTCGGAattgacaggttccaaaaggCCATTACATAATAAtacgggcagcacggtggctgattgggtagcacttctgccttgcagcgctggggtcctgggttctagtcccactcaggtcaacatctgcaaagagtttgtatgttctctttgtgtttatgtgggtttcctccaggttctctggtttcctcctacactccaaaaccatactggtaggttgattagattgtgagccccatggggacaggggctaatttggcaagctttgtgcagagctgcgtaatctgtgagcaaatataaataattattattataattaattccAAAGCTGATTTTATCTAATTTTTGAGTGGGAGAGAGGGGGGTGGCATTTGAAAACTAAATGGATCCCTCCTCCTTTCTTACATGCATTAGACCCACCTTcttcacctgagtgaagttggcccctcaccttgttcaaatcaaacaaaattggtgtcaaatgtttgtgctacgattgtgctggtttgtgccactatcgtttttaagattttaatgagggcgcgttcacacgttgcgttttgacctgcgtttttgttaacacatgcgtcaacattgcatttacaaatgtaaacagtaatgtaattaggtaaattgCCTCacacagctgttgtatatgcgtttcaaacgcgatgaaaacgcaaacaaaacgcaacgtgtgaatgcgccctgaaagtttccagaggtcaacaagcccccccccacattgcccaaatcaaacaaaactgggaccaaacaattctgctacatttgtgctggtttgtgctgttcaaatttttgtttgagctgcttttgttttgaatataatataaaaattacagttcaaaagttcaaccagccccccccccccaaacaaaactggtgtcaaacattagtgctacgttagtacagcaaaaattttcgtttgtgccgctatcatttttaatatattcatacttttttgcagaggtaatCAGAGTTCCTTTCttctgtgtttgctagctccctctggtgatcaagccagggaagtgtcactggGTTTGTTTTTTTACTAGTTCATCCTAAACAGCTTAAAgggaagcccatgacacctgcagtgcaaacatgcctctctgccttttctaagtatttgtgtcacggcgaggacgccgccgcctcgtcacgtgacgtggggtgcaactgtacgggttaatttagcctactcaaacttggctcacctttcactcaggacacaaattgagcataaataacacctcatacagctccagcacctgacccgctgccaccacttattgcatttatactgggaccaacaagtatcccactctacaacaactcttgcttctcaggcagtcaccttgtcacaccactagacatgcacactcagcactctagcagtcacacagctaaccacacttcacaaggctatgagttcgcagagcatacagggaccaaaattaaagtgaaaatctttaattacaaaaagttgatcagtgcataaaaagatattaaaaacaaaagaattacaaaataaaatgacacacaacatagcaaaacagttataaaataaaaagggagaaaaataacagaaacttacaaacttaaagtaaatcttgATTCCCtagaggtgggagaaataaggaacacactcagcttgtcaagcaacccccaaaatgtgaactccaattcctggatttcatattgttttataacttctcagtttggttcagatttcagaacctcccattcattaattagtccagagggtcattcaggattgggcaaagtgttaatgaggggggagagtccaggaatatttaaacagttctttgtttccaaatccctagattcaggggtgggggtaggtgcagaggagaggtgaccatatGGCTTTTGAGGTgaccacagaacattctgcaggtcagagtttatcaggttgtaaggatctccaggatgttgtaaaagaggcctggacgcttcaatggatgccacatatttcaaccaagtttgtaattgcccaatagttcaacaaatcttacacattcaagaataatatttccttgacaatttgcattacaatataactgtaagttataacttaccttgcaccctgacaaaatccttggctagtcacaggggctggactttggtttggatgcatttcaaaaaacaacatgtgacttgtctgagctgcaggctggcctccatgtttgtgctcctgtacagctatgtccctctcccagtaatgtcatctcaccaggctgtgacctctgagaaggagcaggagctgtacaggagcacaaagttgaGGACTAAGATCTGAGGAATTagtaacagacaagtcacatgtttggtttagatgcatttcaaaaaacaagtcCAGCCCCTGgggctaccccaggattttgcagggtgcaaggtaagttgtaacacacaattctattgcaatgcaaatgcttagaaaaggcagagaggcagatttgcaatgcaggtgtaataagcttctgcaaccttggggggggggggggggtgggtatCTTCACTCAGGTACCCTCTTCCTCACACAAGCTCTTCTCTCTCAGATGTCAGCACTGCACTGCTCTCTTCCGCTGTCATGACTTGCCTCGACTGCCAACAACAGGAGAGCCTGAGGGAGGGCCTGGAAAATGTGAGAAGGTATCCAGGATCAGAAGGCCATTTAGTTTTGAAATGTGCCCTCCCCTTTCAAGGCTGGTTCAGATGACTGTGGACGGCCAACTTTGCAGTGTCCTGGCCACAGTGCCAGAGATGTATCCTAATGATACATGcatatatgatgcacagagttcctGTTGTCctagtaaggctacatgcacattgcTGTGCCGTGAGTTACAAATTGgttacccctctccataggaagctgagcCGCACCACAAAAAGAGCAGAACCTATTCCTGCCTGATCTTTTGTAGCTGTCCAGCTCGGACACAGTGTGGTGAGGTACAATGTGCTCTTTGTACGGTATCTGGCCTGCATTGACTAGAATGGCGACCATGATCTGGCTGCACATTGTGTGGTCATATCATGGCACAGCATGTGCATGTAGCCCAAACAGCAGTCTCCATAGGGCAAATGGGAGGGGATATAGGAAAATAGGAGAGCTCTACTTAATCCCATTTTATATTTGTGTGTtgaatacaacttttttttttttttttaccctactGTCTTATAGGACTTGCTGGATTTTTTCCGTTACATCCAATGACAATTACAGCAGCTGAGAGATTACAAAAAGCGAAGGAAAAGGCGGCTGCACAACCAGAGGAAAGCCCTAAGGAGACACAGGAAGCCTAATTCTCCCAGGACCTTCTGGATAAAATTAAGAGACAATTTGTATTTTATTGGTTATTCCCAGGATGACAAGATTCCGAGAATATTATCCttacagtttataaaaaaaataaaactttgaaaaatgACTGTAATCTCTATCAGTTGTTAAAAAAAGCACTCCAACAATGACACTTCTTATACCAACCTTGAACCCCTCATCTGTTTAATTCTCCAGGCTCCCATTATGTATGCTGCACTTTTATTCTTGCAATTCAGCTTCTCCATTAGAAACCATCTTGGCACGGAATTTATTTTTCCTCCTTCTTTGTTCTCTGTAATCAATAATGTCTCAGCACGGCATCACATGGGCATCAGATTTGATGCTGTTCTATGCTGTATACATAACACCCATATGGGAATTAGGTTAAAGCCGTAGAACAGCAACAGGTGTTCGTGGTTGAGTTGAAAATACTCCATATTATTGCCTGCTTATCACAACCGGGCATTAATGACTGTTGTATGTAAAAACTTCCCAGGTCACACCAGCAATTGGGGAACCTGGGAGCCAGGTGTGTTATGAGTAATGTCACCGTCtgtgtctaataataataatttatagctCCATCATGTgccgcagcgctttacaaatcatatgagacctatacaaataaaataagacataatgTATACgctatagtcatatggaacaataggaatgagggctctgcttgcaagagcttacagtctatgaggatgaaggggtgacacaagagcttacagtctataaggaggaggggaggacacaagagcttacagtctatgagggggtgacacaagggcttgtGTGACCCCCTAGtttataaaaatgctgctgcttgaaccaatcATTAGCCACcaccttatatacaaagtccaaggtcaatggggCTGTAgaaaagcctggagcttggtatctatctggtgtttgccagataacaaatgggaggaggacataggatgggctAGTAAATTGACAGTTGAAATTTCATGAACTTAGGGAGGGTGAGCCATGAAACTGAGAGCTGCTAACACGTTTTTAGCAAATTAAACAATCCTCTCTATTAGTAACCAGTTCGAGACGTTTCAAGCCTGTTCACCGCCCCTAGAACCTATGTCATAATGGCCTAGAGGACAAACAATATTTGGAAACTATTATCTTGTACTTCTGCATTTATTGCATATTATAAATCGTATAAGCGGTTGTTACTAGACTCCATAGGCCGCAATTTAAAGACTGTCCAACTTTTAGCATCATTGTATTTGAGCAAACAAAACAATTGAACAATTGTATCAATTCCTTTTCTGTTCCACCAGTAATTCCTACTACAGCTCCAGTGCCTCTGTTGTGAGGCCTATTACCATGTCagactaagggtgaagacacacgtggcgtttttgggccgtttttagttagtgcgttttcacatcattttggcaggtttgaccaattatcttaattcaaactggtcaaaaacgcatgcattttttttcgtTTTAAACGaactaaaaacgggccaaaaacggcctaaaaacgccacatgtgtcttcaccctaaggtcgccgccacacgtggcgctttgtctgcgcctgcgatcgggaacgagccgccggtgtttcgtgttaaattaacccaaaacaccggcggctcgttcccgatcgcaggcgtttccatagaaacgccgatgcgatcgggccgaggcccgccccggtgggcgcgagtttgtctgcgtttgcaagcgcagacaaagcgccacgtgtggcgttTTTGGTTcgtttttccccaattatcttaatagataaacaggttataggcagccaaatgcatggtaaactgccaaaaatggaccaaaaacgccatgtgtgacatcaccctaagtgaCGACActtctgaggccagtgattgtccAGCAGTTACCTTCCCCTTGGCCAAGGATTCTGGTGCAAGCCATAGCAAATTCCACAAGCCCAGGCCACTCCCCACCTTGTCATGTGCACTTGCTGTGAGGAtggagtaaggggggggggggggggtcacaattcCTGGAGTTAGGGTCCTGTTTGCAAGCCCTTACAATTTATGAGGTGacactgcttgtacaatggtccagccattaaaGGAtcagaataaatatataaatactacTGCATGAACTAGTCACCAGACACCATCTATTTATACAGTCCAAGGTGTGTAGGTCtacagagtaaggctacattcacatcttatTTCTCGGACACCTTTTCCATATTTGCCAGTGAAGCCCCTGATAAACATAGTG comes from Engystomops pustulosus chromosome 6, aEngPut4.maternal, whole genome shotgun sequence and encodes:
- the MRPS16 gene encoding small ribosomal subunit protein bS16m, with product MVHITPQVLKRYHGGYVVIRMALGGCCNRPFYRIVAAHNKRARDGKHLDKLGTYDPLPNVYNEKLVSLNIERIKYWIACGAHITKPVAKLFGLAGFFPLHPMTITAAERLQKAKEKAAAQPEESPKETQEA